Proteins encoded together in one Gemmatimonadaceae bacterium window:
- a CDS encoding HAD family hydrolase translates to MRVILRAIVLAAMVAGGVGASALPAQTDPLTSWNEGAAKKAIVDFVNATTTQGSATYVAPEERIATFDQDGTLWVEQPMYTQVIYCLDRVPAVVRARPELADVEPFKTVLSGKRDAIAKLTMSDLEKILMATLTGMSVEQFRADAKRWIDTATDGRWKKRYVDLAYAPMLELLTYLRANGFKMYIVTGGGQDFVRVYAREVYGIPPEQVVGTAAGIKYGYDAAGKPVLTKEPKLFLNDDKAGKPEGIHLMIGRRPNAAFGNSDGDRQMLEYTTAVSGARLAMLVLHDDAQREYAYGPANGLPATKVGTFTQALYDEAMKKGWVVVSMKSDWNRIFAGGEVAKKQK, encoded by the coding sequence GTGCGAGTCATTCTCAGAGCAATCGTGCTCGCGGCGATGGTCGCGGGCGGCGTTGGAGCATCCGCGCTCCCTGCGCAGACCGATCCGCTGACTTCGTGGAACGAAGGGGCCGCGAAGAAGGCCATCGTCGATTTCGTGAATGCCACGACGACGCAAGGAAGCGCGACGTACGTTGCGCCTGAGGAGCGGATCGCCACGTTCGACCAAGACGGCACGCTCTGGGTCGAGCAGCCGATGTACACGCAGGTGATCTATTGTCTGGATCGCGTGCCCGCGGTCGTCAGGGCGCGGCCCGAGCTGGCGGACGTCGAGCCATTCAAGACCGTGCTCTCAGGAAAGCGCGACGCGATCGCGAAGCTGACGATGTCCGATCTCGAGAAAATTCTCATGGCGACGCTCACGGGCATGAGTGTCGAACAGTTCCGGGCCGACGCCAAGCGGTGGATCGACACGGCGACCGATGGGCGGTGGAAGAAGCGCTACGTCGATCTCGCGTACGCGCCGATGCTCGAGCTCCTCACGTACCTTCGCGCCAACGGATTCAAGATGTACATCGTGACCGGCGGCGGACAGGACTTCGTCCGGGTGTATGCGCGAGAAGTCTACGGCATACCGCCGGAACAGGTCGTCGGCACGGCCGCCGGAATCAAGTACGGCTACGACGCGGCCGGGAAGCCGGTGCTCACGAAGGAGCCGAAGCTCTTTCTGAACGACGACAAAGCCGGCAAGCCGGAAGGCATCCACCTCATGATCGGCCGAAGACCGAACGCGGCGTTCGGCAACTCGGACGGCGACCGGCAGATGCTCGAGTACACGACAGCAGTGAGTGGCGCTCGGCTCGCTATGCTCGTGTTGCACGACGACGCGCAGCGGGAGTACGCCTACGGTCCGGCGAACGGCTTGCCGGCGACCAAGGTGGGAACGTTCACTCAGGCTTTGTACGACGAAGCGATGAAGAAGGGCTGGGTGGTGGTCAGCATGAAGAGCGATTGGAATCGGATCTTCGCGGGAGGGGAGGTCGCGAAGAAGCAGAAATGA